From a single Apium graveolens cultivar Ventura chromosome 2, ASM990537v1, whole genome shotgun sequence genomic region:
- the LOC141708593 gene encoding tlg2p-like protein a isoform X1, which yields MATRNRSSIFKKHRTTLNNNRVPVSSSSTFNTAVIEMSPLIPFSKSNRSSYAPLSTNDDPGPSSSSDVFSIGLPPDWVDVSEEVSSNIQRAREKMAELAKVHAKALTPSFGDGKKDQYLIEELTQEITALLRKSEKRLKKLSDGGPSEDSSIRKNVQRSLATDLQNISVGLRKKHSSYLNRLRQQKEEHDGLDIEMNLNETKSRLADDEFSDVGFTEHQMTKVKKSEHFTAEREREINQVLESVNELAQIMKDLSVLVIDQGTIVDRIDYNIQNTATSVEEGLKQLEKAERSQKSGGMVKCATVLVIMCFIMLVLLILKEVLF from the exons ATGGCAACTAGAAATCGAAGCAGCATATTTAAAAAACACAGAACTACATTGAACAACAATCGCGTTCCAGTATCATCTTCGTCGACGTTCAACACTGCTGTCATTGAAATGTCTCCTCTTATACCTTTCTCTAAATCCAATCGATCTTCTTATGCTCCTCTCAGCACTAATGACGATCCTGGCCCTTccag CAGTTCGGATGTATTTTCCATAGGTCTACCTCCAGATTGGGTTGATGTTTCGGAAGAAGTTTCTTCCAATATACAGAGAGCTCGAGAAAAAATGGCAGAGTTAGCTAAGGTTCATGCAAAAGCTTTAACGCCTTCTTTTGGAGATGGGAAAAAAGATCAGTATCTGATAGAAGAACTTACTCAGGAGATTACAGCTCTATTAAGAAAGTCAGAAAAGAGGCTAAAGAAACTTTCTGATGGCGGGCCTTCTGAGGATTCAAGTATCCGGAAAAACGTTCAG CGTTCCCTTGCAACAgatcttcaaaatatttcagtgGGGCTTCGTAAGAAACATTCCTCTTATTTGAATCGTTTGCGTCAGCAAAAAGAG GAACATGACGGGCTTGACATTGAAATGAATTTGAATGAAACTAAATCCAGATTAGCTGATGATGAATTCAGTGACGTG GGTTTTACTGAACATCAAATGACAAAAGTAAAGAAAAGTGAGCATTTTACAGCTGAAAGGGAAAGAGAGATAAACCAG GTTTTGGAATCAGTAAATGAGCTGGCCCAAATTATGAAGGATCTATCAGTCCTTGTAATAGACCAG GGAACAATTGTTGATCGGATAGACTACAACATTCAGAACACTGCTACATCAGTAGAGGAAGGCCTCAAACAATTGGAAAAG GCAGAGAGAAGCCAAAAAAGTGGGGGAATGGTGAAGTGTGCTACTGTTCTTGTTATTATGTGCTTCATTATGCTAGTACTCCTAATCCTTAAGGAAGTACTCTTCTGA
- the LOC141708593 gene encoding tlg2p-like protein a isoform X2, producing MATRNRSSIFKKHRTTLNNNRVPVSSSSTFNTAVIEMSPLIPFSKSNRSSYAPLSTNDDPGPSSSDVFSIGLPPDWVDVSEEVSSNIQRAREKMAELAKVHAKALTPSFGDGKKDQYLIEELTQEITALLRKSEKRLKKLSDGGPSEDSSIRKNVQRSLATDLQNISVGLRKKHSSYLNRLRQQKEEHDGLDIEMNLNETKSRLADDEFSDVGFTEHQMTKVKKSEHFTAEREREINQVLESVNELAQIMKDLSVLVIDQGTIVDRIDYNIQNTATSVEEGLKQLEKAERSQKSGGMVKCATVLVIMCFIMLVLLILKEVLF from the exons ATGGCAACTAGAAATCGAAGCAGCATATTTAAAAAACACAGAACTACATTGAACAACAATCGCGTTCCAGTATCATCTTCGTCGACGTTCAACACTGCTGTCATTGAAATGTCTCCTCTTATACCTTTCTCTAAATCCAATCGATCTTCTTATGCTCCTCTCAGCACTAATGACGATCCTGGCCCTTccag TTCGGATGTATTTTCCATAGGTCTACCTCCAGATTGGGTTGATGTTTCGGAAGAAGTTTCTTCCAATATACAGAGAGCTCGAGAAAAAATGGCAGAGTTAGCTAAGGTTCATGCAAAAGCTTTAACGCCTTCTTTTGGAGATGGGAAAAAAGATCAGTATCTGATAGAAGAACTTACTCAGGAGATTACAGCTCTATTAAGAAAGTCAGAAAAGAGGCTAAAGAAACTTTCTGATGGCGGGCCTTCTGAGGATTCAAGTATCCGGAAAAACGTTCAG CGTTCCCTTGCAACAgatcttcaaaatatttcagtgGGGCTTCGTAAGAAACATTCCTCTTATTTGAATCGTTTGCGTCAGCAAAAAGAG GAACATGACGGGCTTGACATTGAAATGAATTTGAATGAAACTAAATCCAGATTAGCTGATGATGAATTCAGTGACGTG GGTTTTACTGAACATCAAATGACAAAAGTAAAGAAAAGTGAGCATTTTACAGCTGAAAGGGAAAGAGAGATAAACCAG GTTTTGGAATCAGTAAATGAGCTGGCCCAAATTATGAAGGATCTATCAGTCCTTGTAATAGACCAG GGAACAATTGTTGATCGGATAGACTACAACATTCAGAACACTGCTACATCAGTAGAGGAAGGCCTCAAACAATTGGAAAAG GCAGAGAGAAGCCAAAAAAGTGGGGGAATGGTGAAGTGTGCTACTGTTCTTGTTATTATGTGCTTCATTATGCTAGTACTCCTAATCCTTAAGGAAGTACTCTTCTGA
- the LOC141706346 gene encoding COBRA-like protein 7 — MLARVELVGTQFGVGSPDIPLPASLRIANDGFSCTSPSVQGNVTQVCCFKDSNAPPSFELEDQEIFQPLQNGDISIMYDVIRSYESNYLAQVTISNQNPISRLDYWHLSWEWMRDEFINTMRGAYPFIVDTNECIYGRQGEFYQDLDFSAALNCERRPVIIDLPLDRTNDTSLGRIPFCCRNGTILPPTMDPTRSASIFQMQVYKMPPDLNRTQLTPPQNWRINGTNSPDYQCGPPVRVNPTLFPNPEGLSSETVAIASWQVVCNISRSKSESPKCCVSFSSFNNESVIPCNTCACGCKPDPSDMCSATTQALLLPSQALLIPFDNRTKLAEEFSRNNNWKMPDPLPCPDYCGVSINWHLLSDFKDGWSARMTVFNWGETDFADWFAAVQLDNAMPGFEQAYSFNGTALSGTHHTLFIQGLPGLNYIVAERDGKNPRKDPRVPGSQQSVVSFTKKTAPGINVIHGDGYPTKVYFNGEECSLPSMLPSDGHGISAKSVLIYLIASFVTVFLQL, encoded by the exons ATGCTAGCTCGGGTGGAATTGGTGGGTACTCAGTTTGGAGTTGGATCTCCGGATATTCCTCTTCCAGCTTCTCTTCGGATTGCTAATGATGGGTTTTCTTGTACTAGTCCTTCTGTTCAAG GGAATGTAACTCAGGTATGTTGCTTTAAAGACTCAAATGCCCCGCCTAGCTTTGAATTAGAGGATCAAGAAATTTTCCAACCCCTCCAGAATGGAGACATCAGCATAATGTATGACGTGATTAGATCATACGAATCAAATTACCTGGCACAGGTCACAATCTCGAATCAAAATCCAATTAGCCGTCTTGATTATTGGCACTTGAGCTGGGAATGGATGAGAGATGAATTCATTAACACCATGAGAGGAGCGTATCCTTTTATTGTAGATACAAATGAATGCATCTATGGCCGGCAAGGTGAATTTTACCAAGACTTGGATTTTTCCGCAGCCTTGAATTGTGAAAGAAGACCAGTGATTATTGATCTTCCACTCGACAGAACAAACGATACAAGTCTTGGAAGGATTCCATTTTGTTGCCGAAATGGGACAATTTTACCACCTACTATGGATCCAACCAGGTCCGCGTCAATATTTCAAATGCAGGTTTACAAAATGCCTCCAGATTTGAACAGGACTCAGCTTACTCCACCACAAAACTGGAGAATCAATGGAACAAATAGCCCTGATTATCAATGTGGTCCGCCAGTTCGTGTTAATCCAACATTGTTTCCCAATCCCGAGGGTTTATCTTCAGAAACAGTAGCAATTGCTTCTTGGCAAGTGGTGTGTAACATTTCACGTTCAAAGTCAGAGAGCCCGAAATGTTGTGTATCTTTCTCATCGTTCAACAATGAATCAGTTATCCCCTGCAACACCTGTGCTTGTGGATGCAAACCGGATCCGAGTGATATGTGTAGTGCTACAACACAAGCACTTCTTTTACCATCACAAGCTCTACTTATCCCTTTTGATAATAGAACTAAATTGGCAGAGGAATTTAGTAGAAATAACAATTGGAAAATGCCTGATCCATTGCCTTGTCCCGATTATTGTGGCGTTAGTATCAACTGGCATTTACTTTCTGATTTCAAAGATGGATGGAGCGCAAGAATGACAGTTTTCAATTGGGGTGAAACTGACTTTGCTGATTGGTTTGCTGCAGTACAACTAGACAATGCAATGCCTGGTTTTGAACAAGCATACTCATTCAATGGAACAGCTCTCTCGGGTACTCATCATACACTATTTATCCAGGGGCTTCCTGGATTAAACTATATCGTCGCTGAGAGAGATGGAAAGAATCCAAGGAAAGATCCTCGCGTTCCTGGCTCACAGCAATCGGTTGTCTCCTTTACCAAGAAAACCGCACCTGGAATCAATGTGATTCATGGGGATGGATATCCAACTAAGGTTTACTTCAATGGTGAAGAGTGTTCTCTTCCTTCTATGCTTCCAAGTGATGGTCATGGTATAAGCGCAAAAAGTGTTTTAATCTATCTTATAGCTTCATTTGTTACTGTGTTTCTTCAGCTATAA